In the Numida meleagris isolate 19003 breed g44 Domestic line chromosome 5, NumMel1.0, whole genome shotgun sequence genome, one interval contains:
- the LOC110400313 gene encoding aryl hydrocarbon receptor-like produces the protein MQNYLGFHQSDLIYQSIYELIHKDDRAAFHCQLHDAVPDGCSAAGSPSHHCPEHSGCMERSFTCRLHCLLDNSSGFLALNFHGRLKLLLGQQKRASDTPLGPLPLALFAIVTHLQPFSILEFRTKMLFFQSKHKLDFTPIACDSRYGISCLNRGKTHGHKCRTESQSATGCPCLVLCPQGEGHPGLHRGGAVHERVWVPVCAHSRHDVLCGEPFEK, from the exons ATGCAGAACTATCTGGGTTTTCATCAg TCAGATCTCATCTACCAGAGCATCTACGAGCTGATCCACAAGGATGACAGAGCTGCCTTCCACTGTCAGCTGCACGATG CTGTTCCTGatggatgcagtgctgcaggaagcccCAGTCACCACTGCCCTGAGCACTCTGGCTGCATGGAGAGGAGCTTCACCTGCCGCCTGCACTGCTTGCTGGATAACTCCTCAGGATTTCTG GCCTTGAATTTCCACGGACGCTTGAAACTTCTTCTTGGGCAGCAGAAGAGGGCATCGGACACACCCCTGGGGCCTCTCCCTCTCGCTCTCTTTGCCATCGTGACTCAccttcagcctttctccatCCTGGAGTTTCGAACCAAGATGCTGTTCTTCCAGTCAAAGCACAAGCTGGACTTCACTCCCATTGCCTGTGATTCCCGGTATGGCATCTCCTGCCTTAATCGTGGCAAAACTCATGGCCACAAGTGCAGAACAGAAAGCCAGAGTGCCACAGGGTGCCCATGCCTTGTGCTCTGCCCTCAGGGGGAAGGTCATCCTGGGCTACACAGAGGTGGAGCTGTGCACGAGAGGGTCTGGGTACCAGTTTGTGCACACAGCCGACATGATGTACTGTGCGGAGAACCATTTGAGAAGTGA